The genomic DNA CAGCAATTCGTGAGGGCTTTGAAAACTTAAAGGACGGCAGCGAGTATGACAATTTGTATTATTCCGCACTTTGCAGAATGTGGGCGGATTGGATAGTCGGTATCAATGCAACAAGGCTGTTTTCGATTTTGTATAACAAGACCTTAAATATCGGCAGAGTGCAGACGCCTACGCTTGCATTGCTTTGTGATAGGCATAACAAAATAGCGTATTTCCGAAAAGAAAAGTATTTTACGGTTGAACTCACGCTCGGCGGCGTGAAAGCTGAAACCGAACGGCTTGACAATGAGAATACTGCAAAAGAAATTATAACGGCTTGTGAAAATTCACAGGCCGTTTGCGTTTCAGTAAGCAAAGAAACCAAAACCGAACAGCCGCCGAAGCTGTTTGATTTAACAACGCTGCAAAGGGCGGCAAACAGGATTTACGGCTATACCGCAAAGCAGACACTTGACTACGCACAGGCATTGTACGAAAAGAAACTTATTACCTATCCCCGAACGGACAGCAGATATTTGACTGAGGATATGGCGGAAACGGCAGCGGCGGTTATTCGTCTTGGCGCGGATATACCGCCGTTTGACAAAGCGCCCGATTTCTTCCCCGAAATATCCCGTATGATAAATAACGGTAAAGTATCAGACCACCACGCCATAATTCCCACGCTTGAAATTGAAAAGGCAGATTTGTCGGCAATCCCGACGGGTGAGCTGAATATCCTGAAACTTGTTTTTTGCCGGATAATTTCAGCGTCGGCGGAAAGTTATGTCTATGAAAATACTACGGCAGTTTTCGAGTGCGGCGGATATACCTTTACGGCAAAGGGCAAAGAAATTATTTCGGAGGGATTTCGTGCAATAGAAAAGCTGATATATCCAAAGACGGATAATGCGGAATCAGCGCCGCTTGTGAAATTCTATAAAGGACAGCTATTCGCAGGGGCAGCGCCGGAGCTTAAAGAAAAATATACGCAGCCTCCGAAACCGTACACGGAGGACACGCTGTTATCTGCAATGGAAACGGCGGGAGCAAAAGAAACCACCAACAGTGCAGAGCGTAAGGGACTTGGCACTCCGGCAACCAGAGCCGCCATTTTGGAAAAGCTGGTACAAACAGGATTTGTGCAGAGAAACGGACGGCAGATAACACCCACCAAAAACGGAATACTGCTTATTTCCGTTCTGCCCGATACTCTCATATCCGCGCAGCTCACGGCGGAATGGGAAAATCAGCTTTCTTTAATATCCAAAGGCAAATCAAGTCCGAAAGAATTTATGCAGGGCATTAAAAGTATGATAACCGAGCTTACAGAGCGATACCGTGAATTTGACAGCGCAAGAGAAAATCCGTTTAAGTCAGAAACCAAAAATAACAGCTTGGAGGTGTGATTATGCGTGAAGTTGACAAGCGATATTATAAAATCAATATAGCCGGCACAGAACATATTTTTACGAATGTTTACAGAGTCGGCGACCGTTATTCTGCATACGAAGCAGATAAAAACGGCAAGCCCGGTAAATTTCTTTACAGTCTGTCGCAGGCGGAAGTTGACCGAGCCGTAATATCGGGCAGCATTGATTTCAAAGAAAAAGATTACAGCTATATCTATAAAGGCTTTCTGGTAAACGCTGCCGAGTATGACGACGGAAATAAAGAAACCTCCGGCGTGTGGATATACTTTCCGGCAAAAGAAAACGAAGTCCGTACCGCGTTTGAAAGTATAGATCTTTCGCCGGACGCAGACAGCGGCAAATACTTTTTTGACGACTTCAAAAGCAATATTAAATCTATTGAAAGTCTGCTTGCTAAGGATTTATCTGTCGCCGATTTGCAGGACACCGCAGAAAAATTAAACGAGCTTCCAAACTATGAAATATTAAAGCTCAACGCCGTTATGGAAACAAACGCAAAATGTAATTCATTTGCGGAACTTACGGAATTTGCATATAACACCGACTATTATGATTTAATTTCCGACGCAAGCAATGTAAAGGAGCTTGGCATAAATCTTGTTTATTCCTCCGGGATATTTGAGAGCTTACCGACAATGTATAGGGACGCAATCGAGGCTGAAAACTTTGGCAGGTATATAGCCGAAGCGGAACAGGGTATTTTCACTTCCAAAGGCTACATTTCCCGTTCTGGCGACGAATGGCACAATGTTTGTTTGCAGAATTTTGAGCCGAAACCGTTAAAACAAAACGGCATTGACGACAGGCTTATTGACACAACGGAAATACTTGCGGTTGATTTGGATAGCTTTTTCCGCAGTTTAAGCGAAGATTACGGTTGGCTTGCAGGCGATCCCGCAAAGGCAAAAGATAAAATTGCATACGATTTGAGAAACGGCAGTACAGATGTTGTACGCCATCAGCTCGGCAGTTTTATGAAAGAGTATCATTTGGATAAATCGGATATACAGCCGTTTTTAAGCCGTATTGCAAGATTTGAAAAGTGCAAGGGCATTGAAAAAACAAAGCCGAACTCCATAAAAGAACAGCTAAAACAGGCGAAAAATTTACAGCAGCCGAAAAAATCAAAACATAGAGAGGAATGTTTGTAATGAATATTCCGATCACCGACAGTATAATGCGCATTGATACAAACAGAGATAATTTTAATATGCAGGATATTGAAAACCGCCGCTTTATGTTCAATCCGAAAACGGCAACGCTGATTTTAGGTTATCAGTACAAAAACGGCGAGCTTGTTTCATCACACGCGGGCGAATACGCAAGCGCAGGCACAGGCGAGCCGTTTGACGATTTTGTTCGCGGCTGGATAGGCACAAGCAAGGAATATACGGACGGGGTAATTCATTTTGCCCCGTCTGTTTCCGAAAAAAATATCACGCTTTTTGAAAAGGCGTTTGATACGCTTGAAATGTTTAAGAATAACGGAGCAAGAAAAAATACGGTTGTTCGTGGACTCGGCAGAGCTTGGGAGCAGCCTTTTTCAGATTTGATAAAGGAGGTCGATTTAATGGCAGAAAATATTTCATCGGTAACGCCCATTGAATTTACAGGCAAATCTCAAAAAGAGAAAGTTAAGGAAATTACCGACAAATTGGAGCAAGGCATTAAGGACTTGTTTAACAGCGACAGATACAAGGAGTATTTGTCGGCAATGTCAAAATTCCATAATTACAGCTTTCGGAATACAATATTGATTTTAATGCAGAAGCTGGACGCTTCGTACATAGCCGGTTTTAACACTTGGAAAAATGAATTTAAGCGTGCGGTCAGAAAGGGCGAAAAGGGTATCAAAATTCTTGCCCCTGCTCCGTACAAAAAAGAAATTGAGGAAACGGCACACGATAAAAACGGAAATCCGATATTGAACGCAGACGGCAGCAACAGAACAACCACAAAAACAATCACCGTTCCGGCGTTTAAGATAACAACGGTATTTGACCTGTCGCAGACGGACGGAAAAGAGATCCCCACAATAGCGAATCAGCTTACGGGCAATGTTGAGGACTACGAAAAGTTTTTCAAAGCGTTAAAGGAAATATCCCCCGTCCCCATTGAGCTTGAAAAGATAGACCGTGCGGCAAACGGATATTATCACCTGACCGAAAAAAGAATTGCCGTGCGTAATGATTTGTCGGAAATGCAGACGATAAAAACCGCCATTCACGAAATCGCCCACGCAAAGCTGCACGCACTTCCCGAAAAGGAAGAAAACGAGGTTATCGAGGACGACAGACCGGATAACCGCACCCGTGAAGTGCAGGCGGAAAGCGTTGCATATACCGTATGTCAGCATTTCGGAATTGACACTTCCGACTACTCTTTCGGGTATGTGGCAGGCTGGAGCAGCGGCAAGGAAACGGAGGAATTAAAGGCGTCGCTTGAAGTGATACGCACTACTGCGGACGAAATGATTACGGATATATCCGAAAAATTAAAGGAGCTTGAAAAGGAAAAATCCGTTGACTTAAATTCCGATATTTCCGCTTGGTACGCTGCGGAATTTTCGGACGACGAGATGAAAGATGAAATCTACACGGGTGTTTCTTTTCAAAAGCTGTATGATATGTTATCCTCTAATGATTTATATAGTATTATCGGAATTGACGATACAGTAGTCAGAGAACGGTGTTTTTCAAAACTTGCCGAGCTTATGCAGGTTGATTATTCGGTTATTTATGAAAAGTGGCTTAATGCGGAAATTCCCGATATGTTAAATCCCACAAAACAGCCGGTAGTTACAATTTTGTGGTCGGAAAGTCCGCATTTTGAAACGGGACAGAAAATGCCGCTTAACAAGGCTGATAAACTTTTTACATATCTTGACGAAAGCTATCCCGAAAATCAAGGCTACGATAAAACAAAATTCCGCATTGATTATATGTATAACGGCATGCGTGATAATTATATAGGCAGATACGATATAGGCGACCGAGAAAATGGGCTTATCAATCATATAGAAAATCATTTTAAGGGAAGTCTTACGCCGGAGTATTTGGAATCTGTACGGCAGGCAACAGGACAAAAGGGCGTCGATGAAGTGACGGACAGTGCAAATACGGCATTAAACCTTTTCGTTCCGTATCTGCGTCTGCATATCAGTATGTCTGAAATTGAGGAAACGGCAAATATGGCATTGAAAGATAAAACCGTTCCCGAAACGGATAAGGCGTATTACAGCGCAATGTGTGATTATGTTCACAACAGCAGAGTAACTTTGAATACTTCTCTCGGTGAGGTTAAATTGCCGGAGCCGCCGCAAAAAGAGGATTTTATCGGTACACCTACTATGGCAGAATCAGAGCAGAAAGCAAAGACGGCGCAGAAAACGGAAAAAAAGCCCTCAATCCGCAAGCAGCTTAATGAAGAAAAGGCTAAAACTGAAAAAGCGCCGAAAAAGCCGGCAAAATCAAGGAAAAAGGAGGATATATCACTATGACACAATTTTCGGACGAAGAAAAAAGCATAATCGGAATGTATAATACCGCTGACCGTGTGTGGCTTATCGTTAAAATCAAAGAAGCAATTCCGTATATTGAGGACACTGATTTGAAAGATACGGCGGCAGATATTGTTTCAAAATTGGTCGGTATGACCGATAAAGAGTTTGCGGATTTGGAGGTGTGATGATGGCGGAATTTTATTTTACGGCGGCAATCGCAAACGGCTACGAATACAGGAATACGCCGGATAATTACCGGCATTTTTTAATGGAATTACCCGTAAACAAAGAGGAACTGACATATATTTTTAAGGAAATCGGGCTTGAGCTTGACGCAAAGCCCGGTGAGTATATTTTTGAAATTGCGGATTTTTATTTACCCGGTGTCAATGCAAAAAGACTGTTCAAGGAAACCGAAAACATTGACGAGCTTAATTACTTGGCGGATATTTTATCTAATCTTGACGACAACAAATATCAGGTGTTTACAGCTGCGGTCGGGGCGCAGGAGCATACAAGGAGCGCTGCCGACCTTATAAACCTTGCCTTGAATACAGAGTGTTACAGCTTTATTCCCGATATATCCGACTATGACGACTACGGCAGATACAAGGCTGAAGAAAGCGGAATAAAAATCGGCGAGCTTGGCGATTTGGAGGACTTTGTGAACTTTTGGGACTATGGCGAATGGTGCAAAAAAGACAACAAAGCCGTATTTCTTGACAGCTACGGAGTTTTGGAAAAGGGCTGTGCGGAATTTACCGAAAAATACAACGGCGACTTAAATACAATTCCGAAAGAATATTCCATAACAACAGACGCATTATCGGAAATCGAAATTGAGGATTCTATGGGGCTGGCTGTTCGGATTGACGAGTATTTAAGGGCAAATCACCTCGACTATGACCGTGTGTATTCTGAAATTATTGAAATGCAGCAGGACTTGTCGGACAATATTCTGCACGGTAAAACTCACAGATTAAAACAGGTTTTTAATGAAATGGGCTTGACCTCTGCCGATGAGCCGTATAAGAGCCTGTGCGAATTTGAGAAAAACTATCCGAAAAGGCTTTTTATGATATATCAGCTCAAAGATGACGACAGCACAAGAGGACTGCGCTTTGAGAGCTTGGAGCAGATTAAAAAAGATAAGCAGCTGCCCGTTATCGAAAACTATGAGCTTATTTATTCCGCACAAATGAAAGCCGATACAACATTGGAAAGCATTTTCACGGAATTTAACACAAACCGCCCTTATGATTTTTACGGGCACAGTTTAAGCGTTTCGGATATTGTTGTATTGTCCGATAAGGGAAAAAATAACGCCTATTACTGCGATAAAGCAGGCTGGGAAAAGGTCGATAAATTTTTCGATTATGTTCACACACGCTCGGCGGCGATAAGCAATTACAAGGGTATGACGGCATTTGTCGGTTATGATAATAAGCTGTATTTGGGTAAAAGCGAAAAATATCTTTTCGGCGATAACGGCTTTGCATACTATGATAACAGCGATAAATCGCTCACCTACATAACGGATAATTTAACGCTTTACCCGTTCCTGTACGGAAGCGGCTGGGTATGCAGTCAGCAGGAAATGCTCGATAACGGCAGCTTTACAAAAGAAATTTATGCAGAGTTTGACAGACTGCAAAAGGGTGTATTATCTCAATTTGAACAGATAAGAGAAATACGATTTGCGGATAAGCCCTTTAATTATCTTGAAACGGCTGAAAAGCAGACAGAGCAAAATTATAATAAAATCGACGGCATTATCAATAATGAGCCGTCGGAGGATAGCAAAAAGCCCTCTATCAAGCAGCAGTTAAATCAAGCGAAAAAGGAGCAAGGCGAACGAGAGGACAAAAAACCGCCCTCGCACAAGCCGCCGGAGCTATGAACGACAGAATAGACCTTACTCCGAAACAAAGCAGAAAGGTAAACGCCCTTATAAAACGGCTATGCTGTAATTATGATAACGGAAATTGCATAAGGCTTGACGACGGCGATCCGTGCGTGTGCGTTCAATGTATTACTTATTCGCATATTATCTGTAAATGGTTTAGAATTGCCGTACTTCCGGCAGATAAGGATTTGTATATTGAGCTTGCAAGACCGAAAAATTCAAAAAACTGCGTTGTCTGCGGCAAAGGCTTTGTTTCAAAGGGAAACAGAGCAAAATACTGTTCCGTATGCAAAATATATGTACGGCGCAGAAAACAGGTGCAGTATCAGCAAAGGTACAAGAGAAACAAGGGTAAAGATTGAGCAAATAGGGCTTATGAAATGCCGTAAAATAAGGGATTTTAACCGTGAAAAATACAAGGGTAATACAATTTCCCTTGTACCCTTAAAAACAGACCTCTATTTGCTCAATCCAAAACACAAAAATACCGTGATATATTCTATCGAAAACGATAGGTGTATCACGGTTTATTTTTTTGTGTTGATTACCACGCATTTTTTGACAGCGTATTCGTATGCAAGTTTTGTACCGCTTTGCGGCTGATATTCTATTAAATCTTTACGGCTGTGTTTCCGCTTGGGCGGTACATAGTTTTCATCATAGAACACAATACAATATTTGCTTTTGTTTATCATTTCATAGTTTCGCTCTATATATGCGGCTTTTCCGGCGTCTATCATTTTTTCGGGATAGTATGTATCTTCAAAGCGTTCCAAAAGATAGTTTCGGTAAGAATCGTCTATGTACGGAAATTCAGCGCGCACATATATTCTTTTTATATGCGGATATTTTTCTTTCAGCTCCGTAACGATACTGTGGCATAAATCGTCAAAGCGGCTTTTGCTCCCGAACAAAAAAATATCGACGCCGTGCGTTGTGATTAAATCCTCAACAGCGTCATAAACAGCTTTTTTCAGTTCGTTTGTTTCTTTAATTTTCCTGTGCCCGAAAAAGCAGCAGCAATGTAATTTATCATTCATTATATCCATTCCTTTTGGTATGTACTTTTAGCATTATACCATTTTCCGCCCTTTAAGTCAAGTCAGAGGTTTAGTATTCATTATTACGGCACATTCTAAAATAAAGGTATTGAGTTTATAATAAATACTGTAAGCATTATTTTTTTAGATTTGCGATATGATAGGAGTGGTTGAATGAATAAATTTGATAAAAACAATGCTGAAATCGGCGAAAGAATAAAGGAAGTCAGATTAAAAAGAGGTATGACGCAGGAAACGCTGTCAGAGAAAGCCGGTGTTTGCAATCCCCAGCAGATAAGCAATATCGAAAGAGGTTTGTCGGGTATGTCTATTGCAAAGTTTAAGGATATTTGCACGGCACTTGACATTGACGCCGACTATATTCTTTTCGGTGTATCAACTCATAATGTTGAAACGATACTGAATAAGTACATTAAAGAAATGACAAACGAGCAGGCAACAAACCTTTTGGAAATGGTTAAGGCTTATGCAAAGACCTGCGGAATCGAGGAAAAGTGAATATTGCTATAAAAATACCGTGATACATTCTATCTTAAACGATAGGCGTATCACGGTTTATTTTTTTATGCGGTTATCAGCTTAACAGCCGTGTACGGCACATAGCAGACGGCGACAAGCAATTTCCATATTAAGATTATGCCGCCGATTACGGTGCCTATTGCTATGTTGGCAGCAGTCATAAAAATGCCGACGCCCGGATTTCCGATAAAGACCGGCAGTGTGAACATAAACCGTATTCCGAAAGGTATTCCGCAAAGCATTAAAAGATACATATAATTGACCGATCCGTTTGCTATGCAAAGCCCGGCGAACAGGTTATACAAAAGTATGGCGGTTATTATCGGAGCTATGCTCTTTTTGATAAACCGTATTAAAATATCCGTTCTCGTCATTTTTGAACACTCCTTGTCTGCGCTTCTTTGAGCAGCTTTCTTGCCTGTGTAAACATTACGGTATCGGCGGCGGGAATATCTAAATATATTCGGTCAATACCGATTTCCTCATTCGGAACATAGGTGGGATTTATTGTCTGATAGATTTTTGTGTATGCCTCTTTGAGTGCGGTATCATAATTTTTTGTGCCATTCTCAACCTCACATATCAAGTCTGACAAAAGAGTTTTTGCGGCCGCTTCCTTTTCCGCATAGTATTCAGGTCTTAAATAAACATCGCGGTAATATATGAGTGCATTCCGTGCGACAGCGGCTAAATCAAGATAACCGTAACCGTTTGTGTTCCCGGCAAGCACGGCGTTAAATACTGCGTTATGAGCATTGCACCAAGCAGGCTGATAACCTAAACCGTTTTGCACCTCATCAAGAATCGGGCTAATCAGATTTTCCGTTATTGCAATGCTTTCAGCCGTTGCGTTTTCCGGCGCACACTCGACCGGGATTTCTGCAGCGTATGCCGACTGTGTAATTGCGGCTAAAATTGCCGCTGCCGTTAAAAATGTTTTGATTTTCTTCATAAGGCTGTACCTCCTAAACCTTTTTAGTTATATTCATTATACCATATTACTTTTGCCGCGCCCAGCCCTATAAGGCTACATTTGCGCTACAATTTATTTTTCGATTTCGGGATTGCGTTCTCTCGGACGGTTAAGAAGCGTATCAACATTTGAACGGATAACCTCGATTTCGGCAGATTTTGATTTCAACTTTTTGTATTCCTCATACAGTTTCGCTTTCCGTTCCGACAGATCCCCGTTGTCCTTTATAAGAGTTTCAAGCGGCGGCGGATTTTTGCCTTTCAGATTTCTTTCGGCAGCCTCATATAAAATCAGTTCTCTTTGGAATTTTCGTGTAAAGCCTTCTTTGTTTTTTACCTTTTGCAGTTTCAGATATATAGGTCGATACTGACGATATATTTCAAGCTGTTTTATCAGTATCGCATTTTTGCCGATAGCTTTTTCGACCGCCTTTATCTTTTGTGCCGTACTGTCAAAATCGGAATGTATTTTATTTGCGGCAGCTTCTAAATCCTTATAGGTAGTCAGATTATTTTCGGTCAAGAAATTAAGTGTTCGGCTTGCCTGTTTCAGATTATATATTTTGCTCCAATGCTCATAGCCTTTGCTTTCCTGTGCCTTGATACAATTCTGAATGTCGATAATAAGGTTGATACGGCGGTTTTCTTTTTTCGGACGGTGTATAGCGTTCTTTGCAATGCATTCTTTTATAGAATCCTCTGTATAATAACCGCCCAGAGTTTTGCCCCGTATAAACCGTTCTCGCCCTGCGGCTCGGAATGAAATATATTTACCTTGTTTTACTTCATATCCGGCAATTTCCATACGCAGCAGAAAATCGGAATAGTCGAGCGACTTTCGGACAGCTCTGTCAATATCCGCTTTAAGCTGTGCCTTATAGCTTGTACCTTGTTTTGCCGCCGTATATTCGATATAGCTTTTGCCTTTATTCTCATTCTGCGGAATAACCGATAGCCCGTATTCCTTACAAAGACGGTCGCTTATTTTGCGTGTATCGTAATACCATTTTTTATTGATATGACTGTGTTTGTAATCAACAAAATTCACATCATTAAAAATGATATGGTTGTGAATATGCCCCCGGTCAATGTGCGTACTTAAAATGTATTCGTACTTGCCGCCCAGAATTTCATCAGCTAATTTTTTTCCGATTTCGTGAGCCTGTTCCGGCGTTGTTTCGCCCGGTGAAAATGATTGTATAAAGTGTCTTGCAAGATGACTTTCTTTGCTGTTGTCCTTTGCTTTTTTTCTCGTCCATTCAAACTCAATATCGGCAGTTTCGGGTGTGCAGCCGTATGAGTCGATAAGCAGCGTTCCGTCGGTCTTTTCGGGATTGCAGATATACTGAATTGCTTTTTTTAGCGTAGAGTTGATAGGAGTGTTCTTTGTAACCGCCATATATTCTGTAAATCCTCTTTTAATTCCTCAATATCGGTCATATACATGCTGCTTGTGGAATTAACACGCTTTGCAATCTGATTTATGTTTCTGCCGATCCTCTGCAATTCCTTATTCATAGCCTGAATGTCTTTCGTATCGGTGTATATGATATATCCGTCAATCGCCATTTTCCGCAAATATGCCCCGATTTGATTTGTCGGCACAAGCGACATTTTATGTTCAATCAGCTTTCGTTCCTCTGCCGTCACCCATATTTTCAGTTGTATATTTCTTTTCCTGTTTTTCATAAAAACCTCCGCATTTTCAGATTAAAGGGTTTGGGAATATCCCAAAAATATTTTTACGGCAATTTTAGAGAAATGACCGCCGTAAAAATCGTGAGTGGGTACTCACTCGCTTTGCTTGCTATTCCGTGAAAATTAGTTTTTCCCCTATATTCAATATCTGCTTAAAATCTTGATTTTGTTGCGCAAATTACGGTTAAAACCAATAAAAAAATAGCCTGTAATCGGCTATAATCTTCAAAAATGACTTTGCAATGACAAAAGGAAGCCGGAGACTTATTCCTCCGGCTCTTTGGCTTTCAATATTCCCTTCGCAGTAGCTGTCATAATTGTTAATTCCTTGCTGTTCATAGTATCAATCAGACTGTCGAGTTGTCGCCTTTGCGTTGACTTTTCAGCAGCATTATCAAGAAAAAAGAATTGATCAACTGAAATATAATAACGGGTTACAAGGTCATAAAATACCTGTAAACTTGGCTACTGTCCTTTATTCTCGATATTAGCAAGATAACGAGGAGAAATATATAGTGCGTCACTTACTTTTTTTCGGCTCTCTCCACGCTCGTTCCTTGCGGCCTTTATAGCTGCCCCGAAAGAACTAAAATCGTATAATGGTAATGGTCGCTTTGACATATTTGTTCACCCTATTATATTTTACAGTTCATGTTATGTTTTGTATATGTCTATACAGTTCTTATTATTAGCTTAAATAATTCGAATATTCTTTTATTTTCTATTGACTTTATTCGTATGTCCGTATATAATAAATATTGATAAACTATAACAAGGAGAAGGTTGTAGTATGGAATATATGTCTTGTCCAGAAGCGGCAAAAATATGGGGAATTTCTGAAAGACGGGTACAGAAACTTTGCGAGGAAAACCGTATACCGGGTGTTTCAAAAATCGGCTATATGTGGCTGATTCCGAAAAATTCAGAAAAGCCTATTGATAAGAGGTTAAAAAGGAGCATTGATAATGAACGAAAAAATTTTAGTGGTAGATGATGAAACAGAGATAGCCGATTTAATTCAAGTTTATCTGAATAATGATGGATATACTGTTTATAAATTCTATAATGGTGTTGATGCGTTAAAATGCATTGAGGAAACAGAAATTGATTTGGCAATTTTGGATGTAATGCTACCGGATATTGACGGATTCCGTATCTGTCAGAAAATCAGGGAGAAATTTTATTTTCCGGTAATTATGCTCACGGCCAAAATAGACGATAGCGACAAAATAATGGGGCTTACTATTGGTGCAGATGATTATATCACAAAGCCATTCAATCCTCTGGAAGTTGTTGCACGAGTAAAAACTCAACTGAGACGTTATCAAAGATATAATAATTCTAAACAAAATCAAACTATTGTAAAGAATGAATATGACATAAGAGGTTTAATTATCAATAGGGATAGTCATAAATGTTTTTTGTTTGGGAAAGAAATATCATTAACCCCTATTGAGTTTTCGATTCTTTGGTATCTGTGTGAACATCAAGGTAAGGTCGTCTCATCTGAGGAATTATTTGAAGCTGTATGGAAGGAAAAATATTTGGACAATAACAATACTGTAATGGCTCACATCGGTCGACTTAGAGAGAAAATGAATGAACCTGCCAAAAAGCCAAAATTTATCAAAACAGTTTGGGGGGTTGGGTATGAAATTGAATAAGAAAAACAATTTGCTGACTAACCTTTTCAAAAGTTATATTATACAATGTGTGATTTGGACAGTAATTATTGTTGTTGTTGCTACTATTTTAGGATCAGTTTTGCAAAAAGTTCTTGATAAATATGTTCCAAACTATTATCTTGTGTACAGATCGCTTTATCTTGGCATGGCAGCTATCGTTGTATTGGTAATTTGTATTATAAATATTACTTATAAACTTCTGAAAAAAGTTGTTGCTTATGTGGATGAGCTGCAGCATGCCATGAGTCAGATATTTGACAAAGATATAAATTATGTCGAATTATCACCGGAGCTTGGTGACATAGCAATAAAATTGAATCATTTAAAGCAAGAATCGGAAGATAACGCAAGACTTGCAAAAGAAAATGAACAAAGAAAAAACGATTTGATAATGTACTTAGCGCACGATTTAAAGACGCCTCTATCATCTGTTATTGGTTATCTTACCTTATTACGTGATGAAACACAAATATCAAAAGAATTGCAAACAAAATATCTTTCAATTGCCTTAGACAAAGCGGAACGACTTGAAGATTTAATCAATGAATTTTTTGAAATTACAAGATTTAATCTGTCAAATATTACATTACAATATAGTAAAATAAATCTTACACGACTACTGGAGCAGCTTGTATATGAGTTTAAGCCATTGCTAAAAGAAAAAAATTTGACTTGTAATCTCAAAATTAAAGAGGATATAACACTACAATGTGATGCAAATAAAATTCAGCGTGTATTTGATAATCTTTTGCGCAACGCTGTAATATATAGTTTCAATGATACAGAAATTCTGATTAATGTTGAAGTTCAAGAAAAGGATGCTATGATCATTTTCCAAAATCATGGAAACACCATTCCGGAAGAAAAGCTGGAACGAATATTCGAACAGTTTT from Qingrenia yutianensis includes the following:
- a CDS encoding transposon-transfer assisting family protein, which encodes MTQFSDEEKSIIGMYNTADRVWLIVKIKEAIPYIEDTDLKDTAADIVSKLVGMTDKEFADLEV
- a CDS encoding LPD25 domain-containing protein, which translates into the protein MNIPITDSIMRIDTNRDNFNMQDIENRRFMFNPKTATLILGYQYKNGELVSSHAGEYASAGTGEPFDDFVRGWIGTSKEYTDGVIHFAPSVSEKNITLFEKAFDTLEMFKNNGARKNTVVRGLGRAWEQPFSDLIKEVDLMAENISSVTPIEFTGKSQKEKVKEITDKLEQGIKDLFNSDRYKEYLSAMSKFHNYSFRNTILILMQKLDASYIAGFNTWKNEFKRAVRKGEKGIKILAPAPYKKEIEETAHDKNGNPILNADGSNRTTTKTITVPAFKITTVFDLSQTDGKEIPTIANQLTGNVEDYEKFFKALKEISPVPIELEKIDRAANGYYHLTEKRIAVRNDLSEMQTIKTAIHEIAHAKLHALPEKEENEVIEDDRPDNRTREVQAESVAYTVCQHFGIDTSDYSFGYVAGWSSGKETEELKASLEVIRTTADEMITDISEKLKELEKEKSVDLNSDISAWYAAEFSDDEMKDEIYTGVSFQKLYDMLSSNDLYSIIGIDDTVVRERCFSKLAELMQVDYSVIYEKWLNAEIPDMLNPTKQPVVTILWSESPHFETGQKMPLNKADKLFTYLDESYPENQGYDKTKFRIDYMYNGMRDNYIGRYDIGDRENGLINHIENHFKGSLTPEYLESVRQATGQKGVDEVTDSANTALNLFVPYLRLHISMSEIEETANMALKDKTVPETDKAYYSAMCDYVHNSRVTLNTSLGEVKLPEPPQKEDFIGTPTMAESEQKAKTAQKTEKKPSIRKQLNEEKAKTEKAPKKPAKSRKKEDISL
- a CDS encoding DNA topoisomerase 3, translating into MKLIIAEKPSVALAIAKALNIKGSRDGYIENGEYIISWCVGHLAAAAFPEEYDAKYSKWNYADLPIIPDNFKYKIYGDKQKQFNVVKSLMTGKDVSEVINACDAGREGELIFRLVYNMANCKKPIKRLWISSMENAAIREGFENLKDGSEYDNLYYSALCRMWADWIVGINATRLFSILYNKTLNIGRVQTPTLALLCDRHNKIAYFRKEKYFTVELTLGGVKAETERLDNENTAKEIITACENSQAVCVSVSKETKTEQPPKLFDLTTLQRAANRIYGYTAKQTLDYAQALYEKKLITYPRTDSRYLTEDMAETAAAVIRLGADIPPFDKAPDFFPEISRMINNGKVSDHHAIIPTLEIEKADLSAIPTGELNILKLVFCRIISASAESYVYENTTAVFECGGYTFTAKGKEIISEGFRAIEKLIYPKTDNAESAPLVKFYKGQLFAGAAPELKEKYTQPPKPYTEDTLLSAMETAGAKETTNSAERKGLGTPATRAAILEKLVQTGFVQRNGRQITPTKNGILLISVLPDTLISAQLTAEWENQLSLISKGKSSPKEFMQGIKSMITELTERYREFDSARENPFKSETKNNSLEV
- a CDS encoding antirestriction protein ArdA; this translates as MREVDKRYYKINIAGTEHIFTNVYRVGDRYSAYEADKNGKPGKFLYSLSQAEVDRAVISGSIDFKEKDYSYIYKGFLVNAAEYDDGNKETSGVWIYFPAKENEVRTAFESIDLSPDADSGKYFFDDFKSNIKSIESLLAKDLSVADLQDTAEKLNELPNYEILKLNAVMETNAKCNSFAELTEFAYNTDYYDLISDASNVKELGINLVYSSGIFESLPTMYRDAIEAENFGRYIAEAEQGIFTSKGYISRSGDEWHNVCLQNFEPKPLKQNGIDDRLIDTTEILAVDLDSFFRSLSEDYGWLAGDPAKAKDKIAYDLRNGSTDVVRHQLGSFMKEYHLDKSDIQPFLSRIARFEKCKGIEKTKPNSIKEQLKQAKNLQQPKKSKHREECL